The proteins below are encoded in one region of Reichenbachiella sp. 5M10:
- a CDS encoding type IX secretion system membrane protein PorP/SprF, which produces MNRLRILLVTLVICMSLTAAAQQRPVFSTYPYNGLSLNPAYAGSLNLFSAIFTNRNQWVNIDGAPVYQSLTAHTVFKENQVGTGINVVRDQVGVHEQYSLYGSFAYKIRMQKAILSMGLQAGFDQRTSNFNELDWFDQNGPYTTAYVKDFNPNFGVGLYYANRDYFIGASIPYILAPSVFKEVDNVTSQAKASRYYYINAGFVKDLNRHLKINPSVLLRLQDDSPFAFDVNVNLIINEIVYAGVSYRFQDSFSLMTQLVLNENFRIGYAYDIPTSDLYGYTAGSHEIFLNYRIKLKTNRRDGLCPVYF; this is translated from the coding sequence ATGAACAGACTTAGAATACTTCTAGTAACCCTAGTCATATGTATGAGCTTGACAGCCGCTGCACAGCAGCGGCCTGTCTTTTCTACATACCCGTACAATGGTTTGTCACTCAACCCAGCCTATGCGGGTAGTTTGAACTTGTTTTCGGCCATCTTCACAAACCGAAACCAATGGGTAAATATCGATGGAGCTCCCGTGTATCAATCACTGACTGCTCACACGGTATTCAAGGAGAATCAAGTAGGTACGGGTATCAACGTGGTCCGTGACCAAGTCGGAGTGCATGAACAGTATAGTTTGTACGGGAGTTTTGCTTACAAAATCCGCATGCAGAAAGCCATCCTATCGATGGGCTTGCAAGCAGGATTTGACCAACGCACTTCCAACTTCAACGAACTGGATTGGTTTGACCAAAACGGTCCATATACTACAGCTTACGTCAAGGATTTCAATCCCAACTTCGGTGTAGGGCTGTATTATGCCAACCGAGATTACTTCATTGGCGCATCGATCCCTTATATTTTGGCTCCTTCGGTATTCAAGGAAGTGGATAATGTGACCTCCCAAGCCAAAGCTTCTCGTTACTACTACATCAATGCAGGATTCGTCAAGGACCTCAATCGTCACTTGAAGATCAATCCTTCGGTCCTCTTGAGGTTGCAAGACGATTCACCTTTTGCCTTTGATGTCAATGTCAACTTGATCATCAACGAGATTGTCTATGCAGGGGTCTCCTATCGATTCCAAGATTCATTTTCACTGATGACTCAACTGGTCCTCAACGAGAACTTCCGCATCGGATATGCCTATGATATCCCTACGAGTGATCTCTACGGTTACACGGCAGGTTCGCATGAGATCTTCCTCAACTACCGCATCAAACTCAAAACCAATCGCCGTGACGGGTTGTGCCCGGTGTACTTTTAA